GCCGAACAAATCCTGGGCATGTCCATTAAGGGGCTAACCGTGGATACGGTGCTGGTTGACCGGGCTGCCAACATCAAACAAGAATTTTACCTGGGCATTGTGATTGACCGCGCCCGGCAAAAACCGGTGATTATTGCTTCCGCCGAGGGGGGAATAGAAATTGAAGAAGTGGCCAAAAACAAGCCGGAGGCCATTATCCGTCTGCCGGTAGACCCGCAAATTGGCCTGCTGAATTATCAGGCCCGCGATCTGGCTTTTAACCTGGGTTTGCGACGCGCCTTTATCAATCAATTTGTGCAAATCATCAAGGGCCTCTACCGGGCCTTCATCCATTCAGATGCCAGCCTGGCCGAAATCAATCCGCTGGTGGTGACCGAGGAAGAAAAATTGCTGGGCGTTGACGGCAAAATTGTACTTGACGACAACGCCCTCTTCCGCCATCCTCACCTGGCCGAATTAAGAGACAGCCAGGAAGAAACGCCGGCGGAAAGAGAAGCACGGCAAGCCGGCTTGAGCTACGTTAAGCTTGATGGTGAAATTGGCTGTATGGTCAACGGCGCCGGGCTGGCCATGGCTACTATGGATATTATCAAACGCTGCGGCGGCGAACCGGCCAACTTCCTTGACATCGGCGGCGGGGCCAAAGCCGACAAAGTAGCCGTCGCCTTGCGCATCATCCTCAGCGACGCCAGGGTGAAAGCGGTTTTGTTCAATATCTTTGGCGGCATTACCCGCTGCGACGAAGTGGCGCATGGTATTCTGGCCGCCCTCAACGAGGTGCAAACTGATGTGCCTATGGTAGCCCGCCTGGTAGGCACCAATGAAGAAGAGGGACGCCAAATATTGGCCCAGGCCAATTTCCCCAGCGCCTCCACCCTGGGCGAGGCGGCGCAAAAAGCAGTGGCCCTGGCCCAGGGAGCATAGGAGGAAAAAATGAGCATTTTAGTTGGCCAAGATACCCGCTTACTGGTGCAGGGCATTACCGGGCGCGAGGGCGCTTTTCACACGGAACAGATGAAGACTTATGGTACTAATGTAGTGGCCGGGGTTACGCCGGGCAAAGGCGGCGACTGGATACACGGTATTCCCGTCTTTGACACGGTCAAAGAGGCCATCAACGCCACCGACGCCAACACCAGTATTATCTATGTGCCGGCTCGTTTTGCCGCAGACGCCATTATGGAAGCCGCCGATGCCGAGATAGCCTTGATCGTCTGCATTACCGAAGGCATTCCGGTGCTGGACATGATTAAGGTGCAAAGTTTTCTCAAGGGCAAAGGAACGCGCTTGATTGGCCCCAATTGTCCCGGCGTAATTACCCCTGACCAGGCCAAAGTAGGGATTATGCCGGCTCATATTCACCAGCCGGGCAGCGTGGGCCTTGTCTCCCGCAGCGGAACGCTGACCTACGAAGTGGTGCAAGCCCTGACGGACAAAGGGATCGGCCAGAGCACCGCCGTAGGCATTGGCGGCGACCCCATTATTGGCAGCACTTTTATTGACATTTTAAGACTGTTTGAAGGCGACCCCCTGACCGACCAGGTGGTGCTCATTGGTGAAATCGGCGGCACGGACGAACAAAAAGCCGCCCACTTTATTACCGAACAGATGAACAAGCCGGTAACGGCCTTTATTGCCGGCCGCACCGCCCCGCCGGGCAAACGCATGGGGCACGCCGGAGCCATTATCGAAGGCGGCGAAGGCACTGCCGAGGAAAAAATCAAAGCCTTTGCCGCCGTTGGCGTAAAAGTGGCTGAACTGCCAGAGGAAGTGGCGGACATTGTCGCTAAATTGATGTAGCCGGTTCGTCAATGATGAAAGACCAAGACTTAGCCAAAAATATTAATTCCACCCTCTATCCCAACCGCTGGATAGCCGTTGTGCGCGGGCGGGTGGTTGGCGTTGGCTTGACCGCCCAACAAGCCCATCGCGCG
This portion of the Anaerolineae bacterium genome encodes:
- the sucC gene encoding ADP-forming succinate--CoA ligase subunit beta, with protein sequence MKLHEYQSKRIFSDYGVPIPEGETATSPAEVRQIAKQIGAPVVIKSQVLVGGRGKAGGIKLAQNPDEAEKLAEQILGMSIKGLTVDTVLVDRAANIKQEFYLGIVIDRARQKPVIIASAEGGIEIEEVAKNKPEAIIRLPVDPQIGLLNYQARDLAFNLGLRRAFINQFVQIIKGLYRAFIHSDASLAEINPLVVTEEEKLLGVDGKIVLDDNALFRHPHLAELRDSQEETPAEREARQAGLSYVKLDGEIGCMVNGAGLAMATMDIIKRCGGEPANFLDIGGGAKADKVAVALRIILSDARVKAVLFNIFGGITRCDEVAHGILAALNEVQTDVPMVARLVGTNEEEGRQILAQANFPSASTLGEAAQKAVALAQGA
- the sucD gene encoding succinate--CoA ligase subunit alpha, encoding MSILVGQDTRLLVQGITGREGAFHTEQMKTYGTNVVAGVTPGKGGDWIHGIPVFDTVKEAINATDANTSIIYVPARFAADAIMEAADAEIALIVCITEGIPVLDMIKVQSFLKGKGTRLIGPNCPGVITPDQAKVGIMPAHIHQPGSVGLVSRSGTLTYEVVQALTDKGIGQSTAVGIGGDPIIGSTFIDILRLFEGDPLTDQVVLIGEIGGTDEQKAAHFITEQMNKPVTAFIAGRTAPPGKRMGHAGAIIEGGEGTAEEKIKAFAAVGVKVAELPEEVADIVAKLM